A single genomic interval of Spinacia oleracea cultivar Varoflay chromosome 6, BTI_SOV_V1, whole genome shotgun sequence harbors:
- the LOC110790857 gene encoding putative gamma-glutamylcyclotransferase At3g02910, producing the protein MSTTSTNHQLQSTKIFVYGTLKRGFPNHHLLENLTASNDAVFLGCYKTINSYPLVCGPLGIPFLINIPGSGHRVLGELYSVSGQALARLDELEGISRGHYERLSLEVVTEEEGEPRVTVAEGYFGHRSFGEEMWRKNGELGMEEYMDKEGEKYVRVEDRDVGLNLRDYIRVYLQSHDHQSSIHHPSS; encoded by the coding sequence ATGTCCACCACCTCCACCAATCACCAACTCCAATCCACCAAAATCTTCGTCTATGGAACCCTCAAACGAGGCTTCCCAAACCATCACCTCTTAGAAAACCTCACCGCCTCAAACGACGCCGTTTTCCTTGGCTGCTACAAGACTATCAACTCCTACCCTCTTGTATGCGGGCCCCTTGGTATCCCCTTCTTAATCAACATCCCCGGGTCAGGCCACCGGGTATTGGGTGAGCTCTACTCGGTATCGGGCCAGGCCCTGGCCCGGCTCGATGAGCTTGAAGGGATCAGCCGTGGACACTATGAGCGGCTTTCGTTGGAGGTGGTGACGGAGGAGGAAGGTGAGCCGCGGGTGACGGTAGCAGAGGGGTATTTTGGGCACCGTAGTTTTGGGGAGGAAATGTGGAGAAAAAATGGAGAATTGGGAATGGAAGAGTATATGGATAAAGAAGGGGAGAAATATGTTAGGGTTGAAGATCGAGATGTTGGGTTGAATTTGAGGGATTATATTCGAGTGTATCTTCAATCTCATGATCatcaatcatcaattcatcatccaTCTAGTTGA
- the LOC110790840 gene encoding urease accessory protein D-like: MFFHERYAQNQASKVQSDSNLLVDWFTSGRYESEERWNFELCRSENNFFYEDGQPLFLYMGSKDVSHYCGSCRKGCFHVLISCSLVTFRSCDSSSSCMIERR, from the exons ATGTTTTTCCACGAAAGGTATGCTCAAAATCAAGCATCCAAGGTGCAATCAGACTCAAACTTGTTGGTTGATTGGTTTACAAGTGGACGCTACGAAAGCGAAGAaagatggaattttgaattatgCAGGAGCGAAAACAATTTTTTCTATGAAGATGGCCAGCCTTTGTTTCTTTATATG GGCTCCAAGGATGTAAGCCATTATTGTGGATCTTGCAGAAAAGGCTGTTTCCATGTGCTTATCAGTTGTTCTCTG GTCACTTTCAGGTCTTGTGATTCAAGTTCTAGCTGCATGATAGAGAGAAGATAA
- the LOC110790847 gene encoding uncharacterized protein, translated as MAFYAEEDEVWKCSLHPSKRRRTGVCSSCLKERLAALCPDCANVRPCSCYATTSSSSSASSSFSLHFSDVGRISKLIDGEPAFRRSRSSAFPFFRSARYSTADDKPAPEKLTGKESSSFWSMIWWQKKPRKEKMEAEMRRSRSVAVAGNDVRGSKGKGWYFPSPMKVFRQTYSKTPKVVHERSPLHRG; from the coding sequence ATGGCGTTTTACGCAGAAGAAGATGAAGTTTGGAAATGCTCATTACACCCCTCTAAACGTCGTCGTACTGGTGTATGTTCATCTTGCCTTAAAGAACGCCTCGCCGCACTCTGCCCTGACTGCGCTAACGTACGCCCTTGCTCATGCTACGCTACCACCTCTTCATCTTCCTCCGCTTCATCGTCTTTCTCTCTCCACTTCTCCGATGTCGGTCGGATCTCTAAACTCATCGACGGTGAACCGGCGTTTCGACGGTCTAGATCATCCGCCTTTCCGTTCTTCCGATCAGCTAGATACTCCACCGCCGATGATAAACCAGCGCCGGAGAAACTCACCGGGAAAGAATCTTCGTCGTTTTGGTCAATGATTTGGTGGCAGAAGAAGCcgaggaaagagaaaatggaAGCGGAGATGAGAAGATCGAGGTCTGTCGCCGTTGCCGGAAATGATGTCAGAGGTTCGAAAGGTAAAGGATGGTATTTTCCGAGTCCGATGAAGGTTTTCCGGCAGACTTATTCTAAGACTCCTAAAGTTGTTCATGAACGATCTCCTTTGCATCGAGGTTAA